The DNA sequence GAACTCTATACACATCTCTATGGAGTTCTCGAAGAATGTACGGACCAGAATGAACTGAAGACGAACATCGATGTGGGAATTACCAACGAGGGCGAGGTAAGGGTTTTTACTGAGGACTTCTGAGCGGGGTTTGGCCGTTGAATATCGTCGAACTGTCTCCCCACAAACCGGCGGCGCTCCTCGAACAATTTTGTCAAGAGCCCGGAATGCAGATGTCTTGTCCCAGACGAATCAGAACGAATGTTCCCGGCTAGGGCGACGAGGCGGACGAACTAAATCTATACAATCGAGCCCTTCTCAACAATACTGTTCCAGTCCGCGCCCGATTTTCTCGAGCGCCTCGACACCACGTTCGAGGAGCTGGTGGGTGGCTCGCGCCAGTCGAAGCGTCTCCATCAGTGCTCCCCCTCCGGGGGTTCGATGAGGTCGTTGCTCTCTTCGGCGAGTTCTTGGATTACCCGTTCCACGTCGGCCTCCTCAACAACCGTCCCATGTGCGAGCGGGGCAGGATATGCCCGGTCACCCTGGCTGCAGAGTACGACCAGCCACTCGTCGCTTCCATCCCCGAGCACGATGTAGTGGTCGCAATCAGCGCGCTGGAAGACCCGCCGGTCCGGGCGAGAGACGGCTCGCCAGTTCTCGGGGAGCGTCGGTGACAGCTGTCCGCCGTCGGCGAGGGCGACGACGTCGTCGGTAAGGGTCGCCATCGCGGCGTCGATCTCCTCGCCGGGGAGGTGCCAGCACGCCGCGGCACCGTCGCACTCCAGCTGTGAGACCACCTGATTCCGGAACGCGATGTAGTGCTCACGGGCGAACTGCTCATCGTCGTAGTAGTCGAGGAGGAGCGCGCACGCGAGCTGGGCGGGCCCGCTACCACTATACCCCCACTCGAACCCGCTTGGACTGTGGTTGACGAGGTCGAGACTGCGCTCGAGGGAGAGTCGCCGATGCTCCGAGAGGTTCAGGACGACGGCTTGGCCGTCGACGCGGAAGCCGACGTATTCGACTGCGTCTCGGTGAGCCTGACCTGGCGATGCGACTGGAACCGATTCCGAACTAGCCATAGGTACATTCCCGTTCATCGTTGCTCGCGGGCGGTTCGGTGACCCCCGCACCCCTCTCAGGGGTTCAACAAACAGGACGGCGTAGCGTTCGGCAACGTATTTGGCAGTTGCAACGTACTGTCCACATAATTGAGGATGGCTGTACTGGACGATCTTTCGGGGTTCGAGTTCGAGGACGTGATGGAGGACGTGTTCCGCAACCTCGGCTACGAGAACGTCCGCCAGGCCGACCGCACGGCTGACGAGGGTCGCGACGTCATCATGGAGGAGGTCGTCGACAGCACCCGGCGTGCGATCATCGTCGAGTGCAAGCACACGGGGACGGTCGGGCGGCCGGTCGTCCAGAAGCTCCACTCGGCGATCGCGACGTTCGATTTCGACGGCCCCAAACGCGGAATGGTCGTCACGACCGGCCGGTTTACGAACCCTGCTCAGGAGTACGCAAACCGCCTCCAGCAAAACGACGACCCACACCCAATCGAGTTGCTCGACGGCGAGGACCTCCGGGAGATCGCCGACGAGATCGGCCTCGACCTCTACAACGGGCGCATCGAGATTCTCTGCGACGAGACGCTCCGCCCGTACGACCCGGCCGCCGACGTCGACGCGGCCGTCGCGGAGGCATTCCGCGACATCGAGAACATCGAAGCCGCCGACCTTCCAGAACCGCATTCGTCGGTGTCGTTCCGCCCGGTGGTCGCGGTCACCGCGGACACGAACGCTGTCTTCGAGACGTCGGTAGGCGTCATTCACCGGATCAACGACCGGACGCGATTCGTTGCCCACGCCGAGCGCGGGCAGCCGCAGGTCGTCGACGAGGACGTAGCGACGCTGGTCACCGAGAACCTCCACGCGACGGTCGACCTCGACACCGAGCAGCTCGGAGAGGTGTTCGACGACGTCGAGGAGCGCCGGTTCGGGCAGACCCAAACGGAGTACAAGGAGTGGGCCGTCGAGCGCCTCCAGCAGCACCACACGACGACGGTAACCTACACCGGCGACAACAACGTCACGTACAACAAGACTTGCGAGCCGAATCGTTCGGACATCTCCGTGCAGTCGATCGAACCAGTGTACCTCCCCGAGGTTCGACACACCACCGAGCTCCAGAAGTACACCTACCCCCACGAGTATTACGCGGCAGGCCCGTCACGAGTGACCGCCGAGGACGGCATCCATCGGTGCGTTCACTGTGACACGAGTGGCATCGATGAGACGTATACCTACTGTCCGAACTGCGGGGCCATCGCCTGCTCCAGCCACACCAAAACGGAGCGGCTGGAAGGTGAGCCGATCTGTACGGGCTGTGCGGTGACGGAACGGTTCGCGCTGAAGACGAAGTACTTCTACGACGAACAGAATCTCGAGGCATTCCGCGAGGAGTACGCCGCGATGCCGCTTCACGAGAAGGCGATGGAGAACAAGTGGCTGGCCGGGGGGAGCGTTGTCGCGACGCTGCTGGTCGTCGTCGGACTACTCGTCATCGGCGGCATCATCTGAGCGAGCTAAGTGATCACGCCGGCTCAGCGACCAGTTCTTCGATCGCCTGCTCAAGCGGGCCGTGGAACTGCCAGCTGGCCCGCTCGAAGGCTTCGTCGGTCGGGCCATCCCAGCGCGGGAATGTGGAATGACCGCTCACCTTAACGGTCCACTCGGAGGGCTCCTCGAATGGGTTCCGGGTCGGGAGCTCGACGACGTAGAGGTACTCTTCGTCACCGTGGATGCCGTCAGCCGGGTTCTCGACACCGTGTCCGAGCAGGAACATCGGCTGGTCAAGATGCTCCATATTGGACGGGTCAAGGAGATCCGCTGGCTGTGCTGCGTCGATTGTTCGGTCTGGGTCACCATCCAGATACAGGTCGACTGTCGAGAGCTTGTCGAGGAACACGAACGACGCTGCCGTGTACCCCGGTCCTCGTTCGGCACGGGTCGCGTCGAGAAGTTTCTTCAATTGCGCAAGATCGCGAAGCACACTCTCCGGGTAGCCGTCCGAATGTCGATACACTTGGGCGGGGCGGTCTTGATCGGTTGGTTCGGCGTCCTGGTCCACTCGTTGGACGAATCTGAGTTGACTCCGTGTCGACATCGATCATCGCCGGCACGTGTGCGCCGGCACCCATCATCGGCGCAACAATAGACTCTGTATGTCCGCGATCTGTAGCACCTCGCCTTCTGCATCAACCCAAATTATAAATACCACGTTTGATTACTCTATCAGTAATCACTATGTCCGACAGCACAGACCAAGACACGATTACAGACCGAGATTTAGCCGTTCTTCTCCGTGATGGTCACCCCGGACTTGATGCCAATCTCTCCCGTATGGCACTCGAACAGGCTGTTAGTAACTGGGAGAACAATCCTGAGAAAGAGAAAAAGCTGGAATTCCTTCGTGAATCACCGATGGGGATTGATTTTGTAATCCCCGAAATACACTGGGATGCGGAGGAAGAGGAGTTCTATGTCGGAACAAACCGTGGTCCTGGGGTCCTCGGTGAAGTTGCCTCTGGGGGTGGATTTCACGTCGCAGCTGAATTCTCCCGTGAATATGTGGAGGCGTATCGGGAACAGTATCAGGAACTGCTGGATAACTCCACCCTCACGAAAAAGCAGTTTTTGACCTACTTGATGCGTGAAGCAAACAAGAACGAGTACGTAATCGCTGATGCGCTTGACGTGAAGACCGGGACTGTACGTAGTCACGCTGGTCGAGCCCGTGAAAAAGTACAAAAAGCGCAAGCGACAGCCCAAATCCCTGAGCTATTCGAGTTTGAGGGGTACGACGAATTGCAGGAAAACATGGAATCACTGCTTGAACCGAAAACGGCCTAACTGGTGGTTATGCGAGGTGTGACACCTTCTCTGGTTCCTCGACGTCGTCGAACTCCCCGCGCTCGACAGGCTCCCAATCCTCACTCGGCCCCGGACTCCACCAGTCGACCTTGTAGGCGCCCGGTGCACCGAGGATCTTCACGCGGGCCGACCCATCAGGCAGGTCGCGACGTAGCTTCTCGTCGACGTGGAGGTTCCAGGTCGTGGTAGAATCGAAGCAGGCGAGCACGGCCTCCTCGTAGCCGCGTGTCTCGCGGGATTCCTGGAGTTCGACCTGGGTGTTGCAGTTCTTGCAGAACACCCCCTCGAACGGGATGTGGGTGAAGACCTCCTGCCCGCAGACGGGACACCAGAGGAACTCGAACAGTGCCTCGCTGTGTCGGTCAAGTACTTCGAGACTCATTGGTTGACTCACCCGGTCGTACCGGGCCACCACCTCGTGCCGGCCGAAAAACAGCGCCCAGCGCTCACTCACTCACCGTTCGGCACCGTAGACGATGTGTGAGGGGGCTTCGTATCCACAGTCGGGGCAGTCGTACCATCGCTGGATTTTCGCCCCGTCTGCTGCCTTCTCGCCGACGCGAACGTCGTTGTTCGGACACTCCGGGCAGCTGAGGTCCGGGACCGGCCGCTCCCGGAGTTCGTCACGGAACGGCGTCGCGTCCTTCGTCTCGTACCCCCGCGACCACACCGGGTAGCCGTCGACGAGAATCACCCCGCGCCACTTGTACCGGTAGGAGTCCGGCGCTCGATGCAGGACGGCTTGCGCACCGGTCTCGGTGTTCCGATACGCGAGCGTCGGCGAGCGGCTCTCGCGTCGCCAGTTGGTGATGCGAGGCATTGGTTAGAAGTGGACGTCAGCGGGTACGATCCAGAGCTCTTCACTCTCCTCGAGGAGTCGATCCAGCTGTCCACGGTGGCGAATGCCGGTTGCGTGTTCGGTGTACAGGAAGATCGTCGGGCCGTCGTACGCACCGACCTTTTGGAAGGCGTGTCGGGCGAGGTCCTCGTCGCGCATGATCTCCTCGTCGGAGAGCTCGTCGATGGCCTCCTTCACCCGGTCGAGATTACGCTCGAATTCCTCCTTCGTCGCCTCCCAGCCACGCTCGAGCAGGTCCTGGCCGTCATCGGAGTCGATCGGGGCTGCAGTCGGCAACTCACCCCATCGTGCCTTCCCCGCAACGGACGTGTCCTCCTCGTCGAAGGTCACATAGTAATCGAAGACGGCGCCGGCGTGTGGGTCCGCGCCGACCAGGCGGTCGAACACTGACTTTCCGGTGGCCAGGGCGTCGTCGTGCGTCGATGCCTCTACCAGAGCGTAAATCACCATGTGCATCTCGAACACCTCGAAACACCGACGCACCGGGTGTGGTTGCTCGCTCCAGCTGCGCCGGCACCCATCGCCGGCGCTCGAAAAACGCTCCTCGTGACGGCGGATTCTCAGGCGTCGTCCGCTCGTTCGACAGTGATGGTCAGGTCGCCCGACGCGTAGTCTGCCTCGAAGTCGACCAGGAACGCGTCCGCCTCGTAGGCGGCGTGGTAGGCGCGGTGCCGTTCGAGTGAGCCAGTCGCCTTGAAGTGGAAGAACGCGGCCGCCGTGTAGGGCTTGCTCTGTGTTTCGACCTGCGACTCGACGGATGCGGGGAGCGCGATCTGGGGCGTCGCCGTGTCGATACTCGCAGCGAACTCTTTCGCTTCCTCGACAGTTGCTTGCGAATGCGCCGGTGTCTCGCCGGTGAGCACGTTCACCGGGGTTTCCGTCTCATCGGTGAACAGGACGTCTTCGAACGTGTGTGTTCCGAGGATCGCCTCGGAATCCAACTCGCAGTCGTGAACCGGGTCGTCGTCTGAGGTCATCGAATCACGAGCCTATGGCGGGGCTCACCCATTCCGACCCCTGAAAAACAGCTCCTGTGAATGGTGCCTGAAAACGGTTCTTCTGCAATCTGCACTCAAATGATGCCTCTTGATTGCCGGTTCGCTAGTGCCTCAACGTTATGCGTGTGACGTGTTTGAATGGGGGATAATGGCAGAACAACGGGCTATCACTAATCTGCAGGATATACGAGAAACGAAGCTGGGAACGTATGCGAATGAACCGCCGTTGGTGAGTAAGGACTTCAAACTGGAGGCGGCGGACAGTGCAGACTATAGTCGACGGTTTGTGTTCGAACTCTTGCAGAATGCGGATGACGAGATGCCGGAAGACAGCGACAAGCCACGAAAGGTTCGATTCGAACTGCGCGGAGACAGTCTGCTTGTTGCCAACACTGGGCGGCCATTCGATGCTGCGGATCTGGATGCAATTACGACGCTCACCCAGACAACGAAAGGTGACGAAGGTGATGAAGCCACTATCGGGCACAAGGGGAGGGGTTTTACGTCGATTCTGGATATCACATCGAACCCGGCGATTTTTTCGCAGAATGGTGGCGGGCTGCTTGCTGCCGAGTTCGACCGGGAAAAGACACGTGACGTAATCGAGAAGAAACTGCGTAAGGAGGGCGTCGAGACCGACGGAGAGATTGACAACGTCCCGCTGATGTCGATTCCGTTCCCAAGTGAACCCGGTACTCGCGTGTCGGAACTACTCAAAACGGGATATTCGACGGTGTTTCGACTACCGCTCAAAGACGAGAATCAAGAACGGATCTTCGAGACGATTGAGTCGACGTTCAAGGAGCAGGTCACGCGAGAGACTGTTGCGTTGCTTCCGAAAACGGATCGTGTCGAGTTCGCCGTCGGTAACCGTCAACGTGTCTGGGAGAAGACTCGGCGGGACTGGCGAGGAAAGACTGCAGCATCCGTTATCGGGATCGAACGACGTGGTGATCTTGATCCGGACACTCCTGAAGAGATCTCGGAAGAACTCATCTCATTCGCCCGCGAGTACGATGTTCCGGATCGGTCGTTTGCAGGAATCGACTCGGCTATTCTCGACGATATCGGTAAATTACGGTTGAGTGTCGCGTTCAGACTCGAGGATGACGACAATACATCTCCGCTCATCTCGACAAGTCGTAACATCAATTTGGATGGCGGATCAATGACCAGTCAACGATGGATGAGGAGTCCGCTCAAGTCTTCCTACCATCACGTGAGCGATGTTTTGAACGTCTCCGTCTCGCCCGCTTCGGCGAGACGGTGACGTGTGTCCATTGCGAGAGCGACAACGTTGTGAAGCGAGGGACGACCGGTAAAGACGCCCAACAGCACTGGTGCAAGGAGTGTGAGACGTATTTCAACGACCTCACGAACACGATTTTCGGTCAGCATCGCTTCGAACTCGAAGAGATGTTCTACATCATCAAGGAGATGCGATCTGAGCCGACCGCTCAGATCGCTCGTGACCTTGGCCGAGACTACGAAGCTGTTCTCAACTTTGTCCACAAAGTCCAAGACGTGAGTGGGGAGATCGATGAATTTGAACTGTACGAGGTCTGTGAAGCTGACGAAGTCTACGTGACAGCCGGCGAGAAGGGGATCGAAGACGAAGATGAGAGTCCGCGCGAGCGCGGACTCAAAAAAAGGGACGAGGACGATTCGAATCAGACAAACCGCCAGTGCTGACACTCGTCCGTCGCTCCGACGGACGAGTTCGGTTTCTCGTCTGCAAGAATCTCCAAGGTACCGACGAAGACATCGCTGAGTATGGCGACGGCAGCGTCATCCTCTGTACTGACGATTACTCGATTTACGATGGTATCGAGAACAAGGAGGGGGTGGACGGCCATCTGGCCGTCACCCACTCCGACACCTATGTCATCGGCGATGCCCACACAAACACCTGCGAGAACCGCCACAGTTTCCTTCGCCAGTGGCTGGCGAAGTTCAGGGGTGTCTCGAAGCATCATCTTCAGAAGTATCTCAACTTCCTTGCACTGAAGCTCAACTCACCCGAAGATTGGTTCGAGAAACTCCTATGTTACAATGTATCGGGATGAGCGTACATCTCTTAGACCGTTGTTTGTCGGCGACGACGCGAATGAGCGCCCGTTCGTCCACGTTTTCTTGCCGACCGAGGAGCGAAGCCCTATTCCCGCGCTGCTGAATGGGACATTCCAGGTGAGCACCTCTCGAAGAAGTCTAAATATGCCGACAAACCCGGAAACTGGTGCCGTCATGGGGTTGAATGGCTGGCTGTTCCAGCGGGTGGCCGACCTCCTCGCCGCCGACGTCCTATCCTTCGTAAAAGAGACCGATACGGCGCTCGACGAGTTCCTCCGGACGATCGACTTTACGGCAGTAAACGCCGACGAGACGACGCGGACAAACCCGGTGAACCGTTGCTTTGTGGAGGCACTTCAGGATGCCTTCGAAGGAGTGGCCTTTGTTCCTCGGTTAGAACAAGTGGCGTCTGGCGCTTCGACGTCCGACGCTGATCGGCGGCCACTTTCTGAAATTGTTCTTCCATACACGCATCCGGACGCAGCACGAGTCGGTCCTCTTACGGCGATGGTGTACGGGCAGGACCGTTTTGAGCTGGTGAACGATGAGGCTGAAATAGGAGGCTGGTTCCCCGCAACACCACTGCTCGAACACGATGTCGCTGCGATCCTTGAAGAGCTGGGGGCAACTCGACTCAGGCCTCATCACACCCCCGCTGTTCTCGGTGCCGCTCCGGACGAAAATGCCATTCTTCAGTATCGAGACGCGCCTGAGCAACTTACAGTCGACCCTATCGTGTTCGCGCTGGCGGAAACGTGGCTAACGCTTACTGATAGTACGGATAAGCGACGGCTCGCTGAGGCTGCTCGGGCGGAAGCGGTGTTCCCGGTCGGCGATCCTTTGGTTGGAACGCACGGCGAGTACTACAAACACGAGCCGACGCCGGAGTCGGTCGAATGCTTCTTCCCACCACAACAGAGTGTCCCGACGGATGCACTCTCGGGAATTCGTCTGTTCCCGAATGAACTCTATTACACGGAGGGCTCTCAACAGGCCGATTCGGATGCTCGGACTGAGCTCCTTGACGGTGGGGAGTACGAGAACGTTCTGGATGCACTTTGGGACATCAACGACTTCGGGTTCCAGGATATTGCCGAAAAGGGTGTATTCCCACTCCTCCCGGGGCCATCATCCGGCGACGTCGACGACAGCCCACTACGTGACCCCGAGGTACTCGAGTTCGTCCAGCGATTGGCGACGAGCAGCACGACTGGGAAACCGCCAGCCTCCCCAAAGGAGCCGCTACCGTACACGTACCGCAGCAACGACCCTTACTACGACTTATGTATGCTTCCGGTCCCAACGGCGGATGGTGAGTGGGCGCGTGCCTATGAGGTATACTTCGGTGCGAGCTGGCAGCGTAACAAGCCCACTGCGGGCCGAGTAGAGCAACTCCTCCAGACGGCAGGGGTATCGCCACCGGTGCTGGCACCGCCGAGGGAATTCGGGCTAGACGATTCTGACGACTGGTCGAAGTGGCGTGAGTTCTTCCAGTGGATCGGGGTCTGCGAGCATATTCGTATCACACCGTTCTTCCATCCCACCCAGTCACACCGCTACAGCGCCACGGAACACATCGATCCTGGGTCTAATTCCACGCTTGATCCGGAGAGCCAGTTCAGTCCAAGTACGCTCTCCGAAGGCGACCTCGATACGTACCTGACGAAGCTGGAGTCTGCTGCATACGAGGCGGTGAGCGAAGATGACGGGGAGCGACCGTACATCTGGCAAGTCAACGGACTAGAGTACGATCACGCACTACTCGAGGCAGGGAAGGATCCGGAGTTCGGCAAACTGCTGATGGGGCACCTGTACACATGGTGGGGGAAGATCTCGGAGCACGCGGACGCAACCGTAGCGCTCTATTCCAACAACCGACTCCGGTATCAGACGACCTACCTGTTCGATCAGGATGAGATTGAAGGTGTCCTACCGAATCTCTGGCTCTGGCAGCTCCAGCGTGCCCCCTGGTTGCCGAGTACGCTCGGGCAAGTGCCCCCTGAGGACGCATGGTTACTCAACGACAGGGACTTACAGCGATACTCGGTTGACATCGGCGACAGTCGACATCCGCTCTTACCGACGCTTCGCCGAGAGGTGTATGGGGAACTAGCTGAGAATGCTCCTGATTTACTCGATGCACTATCGATTCGGCGGCGTGTTGAGACGCGGACGCTCACGCCATGTGACGCCAGAACGGTTGCAGAACGAATCAGATCAGTCTTCACGGAAATGGAGAACGAGACTGATCCTAGCGCATATTATCTCTCTGAAATCGAAGCGGCGTATAGCAATCTGAGCGAGGACTTGCCGCCACTTGACAACCAAGGTCAGATCCAGTCTTCAGGGTGGGAGCCGACTGAAACCGGCCTCGATTCAGTGCCTGTCCCCTGTATGGCCGGTGATGAGATACAGTTCCACGAGGCTTCAGCGACATACTTTACGCGGAGTCACGAGGAAGCATTACGGTTTGAGGGACTGGCGATTCCTATCTTCGCGTTAA is a window from the Halobaculum magnesiiphilum genome containing:
- a CDS encoding DUF6166 domain-containing protein, which translates into the protein MASSESVPVASPGQAHRDAVEYVGFRVDGQAVVLNLSEHRRLSLERSLDLVNHSPSGFEWGYSGSGPAQLACALLLDYYDDEQFAREHYIAFRNQVVSQLECDGAAACWHLPGEEIDAAMATLTDDVVALADGGQLSPTLPENWRAVSRPDRRVFQRADCDHYIVLGDGSDEWLVVLCSQGDRAYPAPLAHGTVVEEADVERVIQELAEESNDLIEPPEGEH
- a CDS encoding restriction endonuclease, which codes for MAVLDDLSGFEFEDVMEDVFRNLGYENVRQADRTADEGRDVIMEEVVDSTRRAIIVECKHTGTVGRPVVQKLHSAIATFDFDGPKRGMVVTTGRFTNPAQEYANRLQQNDDPHPIELLDGEDLREIADEIGLDLYNGRIEILCDETLRPYDPAADVDAAVAEAFRDIENIEAADLPEPHSSVSFRPVVAVTADTNAVFETSVGVIHRINDRTRFVAHAERGQPQVVDEDVATLVTENLHATVDLDTEQLGEVFDDVEERRFGQTQTEYKEWAVERLQQHHTTTVTYTGDNNVTYNKTCEPNRSDISVQSIEPVYLPEVRHTTELQKYTYPHEYYAAGPSRVTAEDGIHRCVHCDTSGIDETYTYCPNCGAIACSSHTKTERLEGEPICTGCAVTERFALKTKYFYDEQNLEAFREEYAAMPLHEKAMENKWLAGGSVVATLLVVVGLLVIGGII
- a CDS encoding DUF7567 family protein, with product MSLEVLDRHSEALFEFLWCPVCGQEVFTHIPFEGVFCKNCNTQVELQESRETRGYEEAVLACFDSTTTWNLHVDEKLRRDLPDGSARVKILGAPGAYKVDWWSPGPSEDWEPVERGEFDDVEEPEKVSHLA
- a CDS encoding DUF7568 family protein, whose translation is MPRITNWRRESRSPTLAYRNTETGAQAVLHRAPDSYRYKWRGVILVDGYPVWSRGYETKDATPFRDELRERPVPDLSCPECPNNDVRVGEKAADGAKIQRWYDCPDCGYEAPSHIVYGAER
- a CDS encoding sacsin N-terminal ATP-binding-like domain-containing protein, with the translated sequence MAEQRAITNLQDIRETKLGTYANEPPLVSKDFKLEAADSADYSRRFVFELLQNADDEMPEDSDKPRKVRFELRGDSLLVANTGRPFDAADLDAITTLTQTTKGDEGDEATIGHKGRGFTSILDITSNPAIFSQNGGGLLAAEFDREKTRDVIEKKLRKEGVETDGEIDNVPLMSIPFPSEPGTRVSELLKTGYSTVFRLPLKDENQERIFETIESTFKEQVTRETVALLPKTDRVEFAVGNRQRVWEKTRRDWRGKTAASVIGIERRGDLDPDTPEEISEELISFAREYDVPDRSFAGIDSAILDDIGKLRLSVAFRLEDDDNTSPLISTSRNINLDGGSMTSQRWMRSPLKSSYHHVSDVLNVSVSPASARR
- a CDS encoding IS1595 family transposase (programmed frameshift), which encodes MDEESAQVFLPSRERCFERLRLARFGETVTCVHCESDNVVKRGTTGKDAQQHWCKECETYFNDLTNTIFGQHRFELEEMFYIIKEMRSEPTAQIARDLGRDYEAVLNFVHKVQDVSGEIDEFELYEVCEADEVYVTAGEKGIEDEDESPRERGLKKKGRGRFESDKPPVLTLVRRSDGRVRFLVCKNLQGTDEDIAEYGDGSVILCTDDYSIYDGIENKEGVDGHLAVTHSDTYVIGDAHTNTCENRHSFLRQWLAKFRGVSKHHLQKYLNFLALKLNSPEDWFEKLLCYNVSG
- a CDS encoding protein NO VEIN domain-containing protein; the encoded protein is MPTNPETGAVMGLNGWLFQRVADLLAADVLSFVKETDTALDEFLRTIDFTAVNADETTRTNPVNRCFVEALQDAFEGVAFVPRLEQVASGASTSDADRRPLSEIVLPYTHPDAARVGPLTAMVYGQDRFELVNDEAEIGGWFPATPLLEHDVAAILEELGATRLRPHHTPAVLGAAPDENAILQYRDAPEQLTVDPIVFALAETWLTLTDSTDKRRLAEAARAEAVFPVGDPLVGTHGEYYKHEPTPESVECFFPPQQSVPTDALSGIRLFPNELYYTEGSQQADSDARTELLDGGEYENVLDALWDINDFGFQDIAEKGVFPLLPGPSSGDVDDSPLRDPEVLEFVQRLATSSTTGKPPASPKEPLPYTYRSNDPYYDLCMLPVPTADGEWARAYEVYFGASWQRNKPTAGRVEQLLQTAGVSPPVLAPPREFGLDDSDDWSKWREFFQWIGVCEHIRITPFFHPTQSHRYSATEHIDPGSNSTLDPESQFSPSTLSEGDLDTYLTKLESAAYEAVSEDDGERPYIWQVNGLEYDHALLEAGKDPEFGKLLMGHLYTWWGKISEHADATVALYSNNRLRYQTTYLFDQDEIEGVLPNLWLWQLQRAPWLPSTLGQVPPEDAWLLNDRDLQRYSVDIGDSRHPLLPTLRREVYGELAENAPDLLDALSIRRRVETRTLTPCDARTVAERIRSVFTEMENETDPSAYYLSEIEAAYSNLSEDLPPLDNQGQIQSSGWEPTETGLDSVPVPCMAGDEIQFHEASATYFTRSHEEALRFEGLAIPIFALTREDTPAIGKHFGMIDLVEAVKETPQIDEERIAVTERFREEWLDVAAPYVLCRLKATRSSQQEDAGGLSRFVDQIVLVGSLKVSYELRDSPKADPLTRPAEYFIERDDHGNRTRVYVVADSSDPVRDAPVESISKAFAEYHGLGSWESLYVLLQQAPDRGAMQSQLKAAGAPASRRELEARRAAYEGRAEQRQIETVASAGFDGEQITTGRNESTTTGSTNSDEPSSESSDSGTTVRDGSRVPSAQQLTGIGDSSTLSVGNTDTGGSSHSEASGNTSGGGSKASSSRQTKVTANYIDKVDEFGMEATYHAELQRLREEGCPEPEKYVHDVHTRDLYLEARNDDIAGPVLESLEERGVISKPYPGFDFLVVARDTSEPERCIELKSSGSNTRRPSISWNEWKSARNENLREAYYLYVAVELESGKSGDARLIQVPNPFSTLDSRERTVRSQSREVQVKLSEFHPEEQEVVERAIHWEE